One Paenibacillus sp. FSL H7-0737 DNA segment encodes these proteins:
- a CDS encoding alpha-mannosidase, producing MFLTKRKLNSQLNEISEYRYRDRIHIPFFNSMIDEQGEIAAEPPVDGEWSKLQVGDTWKGRDLYLWLTTQIDVPASWAGRRVLGRFDFGETGAGNNSGFESLFFYNGKPYQGVDSNHTEVFLPDETVGTQLPLTFRLWSGLEGGGPKKDQTHGIRMAEICWLDDATDDFYFTALAVVETLNVLDSKTPEYTQLLSTVDRSFLLIDWSRPGSEVFYASIEEARNYLRDEINKMEKSSPVTVTCIGHTHIDVAWLWQLKHTREKCARSFSTVLRLMEMFPDYTFLQTQPQLYEYIKNDYPEIYEKIRERVAEGRWEAGGGMWLEADCNLTSGESLVRQLLYGTRFLRNEFGVECDYLWLPDVFGYSWSLPQILKKSGINTFMTTKISWNQYNRMPHDTFQWRGIDGTEVLTHFITTPEPWSEEDSWFYTYNGRIIPKTVKGIWDTYRDKEVNRNLLLSYGYGDGGGGVNREMLEMRRRLNDLPGLPKIETGTAGDYFRNLQETVANTDRYVHVWDGELYLEYHRGTYTSQAYNKRMNRKLELLYREAEWLNALQSVVSEDWSNYRQSDLDEGWRIILRNQFHDIIPGSSIREVYEDSTIEYAQAEAIGQSVWEQSTKALVNGSEAGKYTIWNNASWELTELVEITIEPGMETGHWINTEGKPLQAQREGDRWIIEVSDIPSLGYTTISFVADVNSEPLSTPFKLNESGISTPHLEIAWNEQGQLSSIYDKHEQRQVLANGSHGNVFQVFEDKPLAHEAWDIDIYYQQKMREVIDCTSIEVIENGSLRCIVQFTWSYMDSTIKQQMILHAGHRRIDFVTNVDWHEKKQLMKVAFPVAIRATEATYDIQFGNVKRPTHWNTSWDYARFETVGHQWADLSDRGYGVSLLNDCKYGYDIKDNVMRLSLIKSATHPDPDADQGEHSFTYSILPHTGDWLQGDTVRQAWSINNPLRSTMGQAEVETKSMIRLSTNTVMVSALKKSEDGQKLVVRVHDYSGSRQQIDMTSDLNIISWQECNLMERPEGEVHIEPVITFVLEPYEIRTFEIEV from the coding sequence ATGTTTCTAACCAAACGTAAACTCAACTCCCAACTAAACGAGATTTCCGAATATCGTTACCGGGATCGAATACACATTCCTTTTTTCAATTCTATGATTGACGAACAAGGTGAAATTGCAGCGGAACCACCCGTGGATGGAGAATGGTCTAAGCTACAGGTTGGCGATACCTGGAAAGGCCGCGATTTGTATTTATGGCTAACGACACAGATAGACGTACCCGCCTCTTGGGCAGGACGCAGGGTACTGGGTCGATTTGATTTTGGCGAGACGGGTGCCGGAAACAATTCCGGCTTTGAATCTTTATTCTTTTACAATGGTAAACCCTATCAAGGTGTAGATTCCAATCATACAGAAGTGTTCTTGCCGGATGAAACGGTAGGTACGCAGCTTCCACTTACCTTCCGTTTATGGTCGGGTCTAGAAGGTGGCGGTCCTAAAAAAGATCAAACACATGGCATTCGTATGGCAGAAATTTGTTGGCTGGACGATGCAACGGATGATTTCTACTTTACTGCACTTGCTGTAGTTGAGACGCTGAACGTACTTGATTCAAAAACACCAGAATATACACAGCTGCTAAGTACAGTAGACCGCTCGTTTCTTCTGATTGACTGGTCTCGTCCAGGTTCAGAGGTCTTCTACGCTTCGATCGAGGAAGCTCGTAATTATTTGCGTGATGAAATTAATAAAATGGAAAAGTCTTCCCCAGTTACTGTTACCTGTATTGGTCATACCCATATTGATGTAGCTTGGTTATGGCAATTGAAGCATACCCGTGAGAAATGTGCGCGTTCCTTCTCGACCGTACTCCGTCTGATGGAAATGTTCCCTGACTATACTTTTTTACAGACTCAACCTCAGCTCTATGAATACATCAAAAACGATTATCCAGAAATCTATGAGAAGATTCGTGAACGTGTTGCTGAAGGACGCTGGGAAGCTGGCGGTGGCATGTGGCTCGAGGCAGATTGTAACTTGACCTCAGGTGAGTCTCTTGTCCGTCAATTGCTATATGGTACTCGCTTCTTGCGTAATGAATTTGGTGTTGAATGTGATTATTTATGGCTGCCGGACGTATTTGGCTACAGCTGGTCCTTGCCACAAATTCTAAAAAAATCAGGAATTAATACGTTCATGACCACCAAAATTAGCTGGAATCAATACAACCGCATGCCACATGATACCTTCCAATGGCGTGGTATTGATGGCACTGAAGTATTAACACACTTCATTACAACACCAGAGCCTTGGTCTGAAGAAGATTCTTGGTTCTACACTTATAATGGCCGCATCATTCCTAAGACTGTAAAAGGAATTTGGGATACGTACCGGGATAAAGAAGTGAATCGCAATTTATTACTTTCTTACGGATATGGTGATGGCGGCGGCGGGGTTAACCGCGAAATGCTAGAGATGCGCCGCAGACTCAACGATCTCCCAGGACTACCGAAGATTGAAACAGGAACAGCAGGAGATTACTTCCGTAATCTGCAAGAAACCGTTGCTAATACAGATCGTTATGTCCATGTATGGGATGGTGAGCTTTACTTAGAATATCACCGTGGCACGTACACTAGCCAAGCCTACAATAAGCGGATGAACCGCAAGCTTGAACTGCTATACCGCGAGGCGGAATGGCTAAACGCACTGCAAAGTGTGGTGTCTGAAGATTGGTCGAACTATCGTCAGTCCGATTTAGACGAGGGTTGGAGAATTATTTTGCGTAACCAATTCCATGATATTATTCCTGGTTCTTCAATTCGTGAAGTGTACGAAGACAGTACGATTGAATATGCTCAAGCCGAAGCCATTGGTCAATCTGTATGGGAACAATCTACGAAGGCACTAGTGAACGGAAGTGAAGCCGGTAAATATACCATCTGGAACAATGCTTCTTGGGAATTAACTGAGCTCGTAGAAATTACTATAGAGCCTGGCATGGAAACAGGACATTGGATAAACACAGAAGGTAAACCATTACAAGCTCAGCGTGAAGGTGACCGTTGGATCATTGAAGTGTCCGACATTCCTTCTCTCGGATACACCACCATCTCCTTCGTGGCAGATGTGAATTCTGAGCCACTAAGCACTCCATTCAAGCTGAATGAATCAGGAATTTCAACGCCTCACCTTGAAATAGCGTGGAACGAGCAAGGTCAATTGTCATCCATCTATGATAAACACGAACAGCGTCAAGTATTAGCTAATGGAAGTCACGGTAATGTGTTCCAAGTGTTTGAGGATAAACCATTAGCACATGAAGCTTGGGACATTGACATCTACTATCAGCAAAAAATGCGCGAAGTGATCGACTGCACTAGCATTGAAGTCATAGAAAATGGTTCATTGCGTTGTATTGTGCAATTCACATGGAGCTATATGGATTCCACGATTAAACAGCAAATGATCTTACACGCTGGGCATCGTCGTATCGACTTCGTGACGAACGTAGACTGGCATGAGAAAAAACAGCTAATGAAAGTTGCCTTCCCTGTTGCGATACGAGCTACCGAAGCCACTTATGATATCCAGTTCGGTAATGTTAAGCGTCCAACACACTGGAACACTAGCTGGGATTACGCTAGATTCGAGACTGTGGGTCATCAGTGGGCAGATTTATCAGATCGTGGTTATGGCGTTAGCTTGCTGAATGACTGCAAATATGGCTACGACATCAAGGATAATGTGATGCGTCTATCCCTAATCAAATCCGCAACACACCCTGACCCTGATGCGGATCAAGGCGAACATTCATTCACCTACTCTATCCTGCCTCATACTGGGGATTGGCTACAAGGTGATACCGTCCGTCAAGCCTGGTCCATCAACAATCCACTGCGGAGCACCATGGGGCAAGCTGAAGTAGAAACAAAGTCTATGATTCGTCTTTCTACGAATACGGTTATGGTATCTGCCCTTAAGAAATCTGAAGATGGTCAAAAATTAGTTGTACGTGTTCACGACTATTCCGGAAGCCGCCAGCAGATTGATATGACGAGCGACTTGAACATTATTTCGTGGCAAGAGTGTAATCTAATGGAACGTCCTGAAGGTGAGGTTCACATTGAACCTGTCATTACCTTTGTACTTGAACCTTACGAAATTAGAACATTTGAAATCGAAGTGTAG
- a CDS encoding sensor histidine kinase: MNIKKFYQNHLRKKLFNKILAIYSSIIIITLIASSITVYKYYEQTITRQHVDANREVLDYVSLYMNQQYEGIQLAIQQIYSDASVSEDLSYFLQHDYGDYLKYRLDQFAEIGSFVPHTFDTYFKTYLNQKSGISDVILYSTEKEFYYLYKNNTRQLYKRDIDISEQKSPIPKNGWVSHEKKLLLKEIREDNNNLYTMTRELKDPISLKTIGMLIIDFDAELISKWLGTKGTENNGQVLVLTPSGDVIYDSLGRYMGQQYPHIAGLYSDNWTALDGLSKVNLNTTNSSGLIVAGIIQKSQVNKEMVVVRNWIIGITAALIVAAMSITYGIILRFSKKVKIIVKSMKRLQEGDLSTRIHLNREDELQLIANNFNYMCERLELYINKVYISEITQKNAELVALQSQINPHFLYNTLEAIRMRAISQGAKDVGQMIYILSTLFRTMIKKSMVVTIADEIEYCNLYLELFQIRHKDKLQIESRISPVAMNCSIVKLLIQPVIENYIVHGFRPERSDNLIRIEVTESDGSIQIAIRDNGNGIIPSRLTELQKTLQVSMRMDAPPSSLGLCNVNERIKLYYGIEYGLSIASEIGVGTTVIMNIPVVRESIK; the protein is encoded by the coding sequence TTGAATATAAAGAAATTTTATCAAAATCATTTACGAAAAAAGCTGTTTAATAAAATTTTAGCTATATATTCATCCATCATCATTATTACGCTTATTGCCTCTTCCATTACCGTTTATAAATACTATGAACAGACGATCACGCGTCAACATGTTGATGCTAATCGAGAGGTACTGGATTACGTGAGTTTATATATGAATCAGCAGTACGAAGGGATTCAATTGGCCATCCAGCAAATTTATAGTGATGCTTCTGTAAGTGAGGATTTGTCCTACTTTTTGCAACATGATTATGGAGATTATCTTAAATATCGTTTAGATCAGTTTGCTGAAATTGGGAGCTTCGTACCCCATACATTCGATACTTACTTCAAAACGTATTTGAATCAGAAAAGTGGTATTTCTGATGTTATCTTATACAGCACTGAGAAAGAATTTTATTATTTATATAAAAATAATACACGACAGCTCTACAAAAGAGATATAGATATTTCGGAGCAGAAATCACCCATACCCAAGAATGGTTGGGTTTCGCATGAGAAAAAATTATTACTTAAGGAAATAAGGGAAGACAATAACAATTTGTATACAATGACTAGGGAGCTTAAAGATCCGATTTCATTGAAAACGATCGGTATGCTCATTATAGATTTTGATGCTGAACTTATTTCAAAATGGCTTGGTACGAAAGGTACAGAGAATAATGGTCAAGTGTTGGTTCTAACACCAAGCGGTGACGTCATATATGATTCCTTAGGAAGGTATATGGGACAGCAGTATCCGCATATCGCTGGTCTTTATTCAGACAACTGGACTGCACTGGATGGATTATCCAAAGTTAACTTAAATACAACGAATAGCTCAGGTCTTATTGTGGCAGGAATCATTCAGAAGTCGCAGGTCAATAAAGAAATGGTGGTAGTACGAAATTGGATTATCGGGATTACGGCAGCACTAATTGTTGCGGCAATGTCCATTACATACGGAATAATTTTACGTTTCTCTAAAAAAGTGAAGATCATTGTCAAATCTATGAAGCGCTTACAGGAAGGCGACTTAAGCACGCGCATTCATCTTAACCGGGAGGATGAATTGCAGCTCATTGCCAACAATTTTAACTATATGTGTGAAAGACTAGAGCTGTATATTAATAAAGTTTACATTTCAGAAATTACGCAAAAAAATGCAGAACTCGTTGCTCTTCAATCGCAGATTAATCCGCATTTTTTATATAATACGCTTGAAGCTATAAGGATGCGGGCTATTTCGCAAGGTGCGAAGGATGTAGGTCAGATGATTTACATTTTATCTACGTTATTCCGAACAATGATTAAGAAAAGTATGGTTGTTACCATCGCTGATGAGATTGAATATTGCAATCTATATCTTGAGCTGTTTCAGATTAGGCATAAAGATAAGCTTCAAATCGAGTCACGAATAAGTCCAGTGGCTATGAATTGTTCTATCGTTAAACTGCTGATTCAGCCGGTCATTGAAAATTATATTGTTCACGGATTCAGGCCCGAACGCTCTGATAACCTAATCCGCATTGAAGTAACTGAATCAGACGGTAGCATTCAAATTGCTATCAGAGATAACGGAAATGGGATTATTCCCAGCAGGCTAACGGAACTTCAAAAAACACTTCAAGTCAGTATGCGAATGGATGCACCACCTTCCTCGCTTGGACTATGTAATGTGAATGAGCGAATTAAGCTTTATTATGGGATTGAATATGGATTATCGATTGCTAGTGAGATCGGTGTAGGAACAACAGTCATCATGAATATACCAGTGGTAAGGGAGAGTATTAAATAA
- a CDS encoding response regulator transcription factor, producing the protein MHNILIVDDEPLILEGLRSVIEWEDYGLRIAGQASNGEEALEFLHSHNEAIDILITDITMPKLTGLELIQQIKSFDSKMRFIILSGYEQFEYLKAGMSLGIENYILKPINIKELESTIEQIVEVLNQEDVEQFHAKEDQQVLRNNILNRWVTGNIDRQELLHRSKVLNISLDCSCFTVAAIRLITEHEEDEGQLHPNQLMEECYRIAVQSVAERGTVIVFIDMEGDLVLIVAESAEDENKEEMYCMLQQVQCEIMHELGKSVWITIGSKEYTFQEVPQSYKKAKSLYVDHLMLPGYPIIDVDQLSKMVLHEEKLEIDYEAFTKLLLSGEREAANQFIAETFQKLFGCGVITRIDNYNVAIELMLIAKNMEKNCNFSAVFNPLLRIHTIEQLLHHVQESVNETLDQLSLVSEELSPNMRYMVDQVSKHYREELSLKTLSQRMNMHPTYLGQLFQKEMGRSFSDYVNQFRIEKARQLLLQTTLLTNEIAAEVGYLDPAYFYRQFKKSVGISPTELRNMYKKEKA; encoded by the coding sequence ATGCACAACATACTTATTGTGGATGATGAACCTCTTATTCTTGAAGGATTACGTTCAGTGATCGAATGGGAAGATTATGGACTAAGAATCGCAGGGCAAGCGAGTAATGGGGAAGAAGCTTTAGAATTTTTGCATAGCCATAATGAAGCCATTGACATATTAATTACAGATATTACGATGCCAAAGCTTACGGGACTTGAACTCATTCAACAAATTAAGTCTTTTGATTCAAAAATGAGATTTATTATCTTAAGCGGCTATGAACAATTTGAGTATTTAAAAGCTGGAATGAGTCTAGGCATTGAGAATTATATTCTTAAACCCATTAACATAAAAGAATTGGAATCGACCATTGAGCAAATTGTTGAGGTCCTCAATCAAGAGGATGTTGAACAATTTCATGCGAAGGAGGATCAGCAAGTTTTACGTAACAATATTTTAAATCGTTGGGTCACTGGAAATATAGATCGACAGGAGCTATTGCATCGTTCAAAAGTCTTAAATATTTCTCTGGACTGTTCATGTTTTACGGTGGCTGCGATTCGGCTTATTACGGAACATGAGGAGGATGAGGGTCAACTGCACCCTAATCAACTTATGGAAGAATGTTATCGAATCGCTGTGCAGTCCGTAGCAGAGCGCGGAACAGTTATTGTATTTATAGATATGGAAGGTGATCTTGTTCTTATTGTTGCGGAGTCGGCTGAAGATGAGAACAAAGAAGAAATGTATTGCATGCTGCAACAAGTGCAATGTGAGATTATGCATGAATTAGGAAAATCTGTCTGGATTACGATAGGAAGTAAGGAATATACTTTTCAAGAAGTACCACAAAGTTATAAAAAAGCGAAAAGTTTATATGTGGATCATCTGATGCTGCCGGGCTACCCGATTATAGATGTAGACCAACTGTCGAAGATGGTGTTACATGAGGAAAAGCTCGAAATTGATTATGAAGCATTTACTAAACTATTATTATCTGGCGAGCGTGAGGCGGCAAATCAATTTATCGCAGAAACATTCCAAAAGCTGTTCGGATGTGGTGTGATTACACGCATTGATAATTACAACGTGGCGATTGAATTAATGTTGATCGCTAAGAATATGGAGAAGAACTGTAACTTCAGTGCTGTGTTTAATCCTTTGCTACGTATCCATACCATCGAGCAGTTGCTTCATCATGTGCAGGAAAGTGTGAATGAAACGCTGGACCAATTATCGCTAGTGAGTGAGGAACTCAGTCCGAATATGAGATATATGGTGGATCAAGTGAGCAAACATTATAGAGAAGAACTATCTCTGAAGACGCTTAGTCAGCGAATGAATATGCATCCTACTTACTTGGGACAGCTATTTCAGAAGGAGATGGGGCGAAGCTTCTCTGATTATGTGAATCAATTCCGAATTGAAAAAGCAAGACAACTGCTGCTTCAAACTACGTTATTAACCAATGAAATTGCAGCTGAAGTAGGGTATCTAGATCCAGCGTATTTTTATCGCCAGTTCAAAAAATCAGTAGGCATATCTCCAACAGAACTTCGAAATATGTATAAAAAAGAAAAGGCGTAG
- a CDS encoding ABC transporter permease → MVLPGTIWFLIFCYLPMFGTIIAFKDFKIHRDGFFASVLNSKWVGLENFNFLFSTEDAYIITRNTILYNVALISLGLVLAVGIAITLNELVNKRMAKVYQTAMFMPYFLSWVIISFFTFSFLSVDKGILNQVIVYFGGDPVSWYGDTRFWPYILIFMGIWKSIGYSSVVYLAAIAGIDKSYYEAAMIDGASKWQQIKFITLPLLKPLMVTLTILAIGGIFRSDFGLFYQIPRDSGVLYSVTNVIDTYIYRSMSTTGNLGMSTAAGLYQSIVGFIMVIVTNSIVKKISKENAIF, encoded by the coding sequence ATGGTATTACCAGGGACAATATGGTTCCTAATCTTTTGTTACTTACCGATGTTCGGAACCATTATTGCATTTAAGGATTTCAAGATTCATCGGGACGGATTCTTTGCAAGCGTTTTAAATAGTAAGTGGGTTGGCCTTGAAAATTTCAACTTTTTGTTCTCGACAGAGGACGCCTATATTATTACAAGAAATACGATACTGTATAACGTGGCGTTGATCTCTCTCGGTTTAGTTCTTGCGGTGGGCATTGCAATCACCTTGAACGAACTAGTGAACAAACGGATGGCCAAAGTTTATCAAACGGCGATGTTTATGCCTTATTTTCTTTCTTGGGTTATTATTAGTTTCTTTACATTCAGCTTCCTAAGTGTAGATAAAGGGATCTTGAATCAAGTGATTGTTTACTTCGGAGGCGATCCTGTTTCCTGGTATGGTGATACTCGTTTTTGGCCATATATCCTAATTTTCATGGGAATTTGGAAATCAATTGGTTATTCAAGTGTTGTTTACTTAGCGGCTATAGCGGGTATCGACAAGTCCTACTATGAAGCGGCAATGATTGATGGGGCCAGCAAATGGCAGCAAATTAAGTTTATTACACTTCCTTTGCTTAAGCCTTTAATGGTAACGCTAACTATTCTAGCGATAGGTGGTATTTTTAGATCTGACTTCGGTCTATTCTATCAAATACCTCGGGATTCCGGTGTTCTATACTCCGTAACGAATGTTATCGATACTTATATCTATCGAAGCATGAGTACGACAGGAAACCTAGGGATGAGTACAGCAGCGGGTCTATATCAATCGATCGTTGGATTTATCATGGTAATTGTAACGAATTCTATTGTGAAAAAGATCAGCAAAGAAAACGCGATATTCTAG
- a CDS encoding carbohydrate ABC transporter permease, whose product MEVFKRKPKEVDNNAITPFWNVVLNIVIGVFAFTCVFPFLFVIAISFTDEKVLALNGFSLIPEKFSMAAYQFVFNTGDQLFRSFGVTLLVTVLGTLISLFLITTYAYVLSRRSFRYRNFFSFFAFFTMLFSGGMVPNYIVATQFLHLYNTIWALILPIAMNAFFILVMRTFFQTSVPDALIEAAKIDGSGEFRTFLQIVLPISLPGIATIGLFCTLGYWNDWFNALLYIDDASLVPLQAMLMRIQNNMEFVIQNSMQMGSSFEIAATLPTETVRMAMVVLATLPIALAYPFFQKYFVKGLTVGSLKE is encoded by the coding sequence ATGGAAGTATTCAAACGTAAGCCGAAAGAAGTCGACAACAACGCCATTACTCCTTTTTGGAATGTGGTACTCAATATTGTGATTGGAGTTTTCGCCTTTACCTGTGTGTTTCCGTTCTTGTTTGTCATAGCCATTTCTTTTACAGATGAGAAAGTACTCGCTTTAAATGGATTTAGCTTAATTCCAGAAAAATTTAGTATGGCGGCGTATCAGTTTGTTTTTAACACAGGTGATCAGTTATTTCGTTCCTTTGGAGTTACCTTACTTGTTACTGTACTAGGTACGCTCATTAGCTTATTTCTAATTACAACTTACGCCTATGTTCTTTCTCGAAGATCATTTCGCTATCGTAATTTTTTCAGCTTCTTCGCCTTCTTCACGATGTTATTCTCAGGCGGAATGGTTCCAAACTATATTGTGGCCACACAGTTTTTACATTTGTACAACACGATATGGGCTTTGATATTGCCAATAGCGATGAATGCCTTTTTCATCCTAGTGATGCGGACCTTCTTCCAGACTTCAGTGCCTGATGCACTCATTGAGGCAGCCAAAATCGACGGTTCAGGGGAGTTTCGGACATTCCTGCAAATTGTACTTCCGATCTCATTACCGGGGATTGCAACGATTGGATTGTTCTGTACGCTGGGCTATTGGAATGATTGGTTTAATGCGCTGCTGTATATAGATGATGCGAGTCTTGTACCGCTCCAAGCGATGCTGATGCGAATTCAGAATAATATGGAGTTTGTTATCCAGAACAGCATGCAGATGGGATCAAGCTTTGAGATTGCTGCGACCTTGCCGACAGAAACCGTTCGTATGGCGATGGTTGTACTGGCGACCTTGCCTATAGCACTAGCGTATCCCTTCTTCCAAAAGTATTTTGTAAAAGGCTTAACTGTGGGCTCTTTAAAAGAGTAA
- a CDS encoding ABC transporter substrate-binding protein, with the protein MKVKKSLTLALAGTMLFSGLLAGCGSNNNTNAAKETNNSAAAGNSAGSTSELKPYELKMYLIGGPQKDLDLVLKEVNKYTQEKINATLNITMFDWGDYDKKMQVITASGEPYDIAFTSSWTNDFRRNAANGTFLGLNDLLDKYGKETKEVLDPRFLEGTKIKGEIYGVPVNKELGQQWVWRFNKKYVDKYNMDISNIRTLDDLEPLLKTIKENEPADITPLAVPKGFKPFMPFDYVLGDELPIGVYMDSTDGKVVNILETPELATSLDTMRRLYTAGYLRPDVATLEGIDNIKTGKWFADREITQPYAEKGWSRSAGYEIVTSPMHEPYVYTQSAAGSMHAISVTSGDPERAMMFLNLLNTDKYLRNLLNYGIEGTHYKKISDNVIEDLPAMQDSYAMPGFTLGNMLLTYLHADDPADKWDAFKKFNDSSKEAPTFGFAFDPTPVKTEVAAINNVTKEFMPALYTGSVDPKTYLPKATKKFKEAGLEKVIAEVQKQLDEWNQTKK; encoded by the coding sequence ATGAAAGTGAAAAAAAGTTTAACGCTCGCTCTTGCTGGAACAATGCTTTTCTCTGGCCTTCTTGCTGGATGTGGTTCGAATAATAATACAAATGCTGCTAAAGAAACAAACAATTCAGCAGCAGCAGGGAATTCAGCAGGGAGTACATCGGAATTAAAGCCATATGAGCTGAAGATGTATTTAATTGGTGGACCTCAAAAGGATTTGGATCTTGTATTAAAAGAAGTTAATAAATATACCCAAGAAAAAATTAATGCGACGTTGAACATTACGATGTTCGATTGGGGTGATTACGATAAGAAGATGCAAGTCATTACCGCTTCTGGTGAGCCTTATGACATTGCCTTTACCTCTTCTTGGACAAATGATTTCCGCCGTAACGCAGCTAACGGTACCTTCTTGGGTCTGAACGATCTGCTAGATAAGTATGGAAAGGAAACGAAAGAGGTTTTGGACCCACGTTTCTTAGAAGGAACTAAGATTAAAGGTGAGATCTATGGTGTTCCTGTAAATAAGGAGCTTGGACAGCAATGGGTATGGCGCTTCAATAAGAAATATGTTGATAAATACAACATGGACATTTCCAATATTCGTACATTAGATGATCTAGAGCCACTTCTTAAAACGATTAAAGAGAATGAGCCTGCGGATATTACACCGCTAGCTGTTCCTAAAGGCTTTAAACCATTCATGCCATTTGACTATGTACTAGGTGATGAGTTACCTATCGGGGTCTATATGGATTCCACAGATGGCAAGGTTGTTAATATTCTGGAGACACCTGAACTTGCAACATCGTTAGATACGATGCGCAGACTTTACACAGCAGGTTACTTACGCCCAGACGTTGCAACACTTGAAGGTATTGATAACATTAAGACCGGTAAATGGTTTGCCGATCGCGAAATTACACAGCCTTATGCAGAAAAAGGTTGGTCTCGTTCAGCAGGTTATGAAATTGTAACTTCGCCTATGCATGAGCCTTATGTGTATACACAGTCCGCCGCAGGTTCGATGCACGCTATTTCCGTAACCTCAGGTGATCCTGAACGGGCTATGATGTTCTTGAATCTTTTGAATACAGATAAGTACTTACGCAATTTGCTCAACTATGGTATTGAAGGCACTCATTACAAGAAAATCTCCGACAATGTCATTGAAGATCTGCCAGCTATGCAAGATAGCTATGCAATGCCAGGCTTCACGCTTGGAAATATGTTACTGACTTATCTGCATGCTGATGACCCTGCTGATAAATGGGATGCTTTCAAGAAGTTTAATGATTCGTCAAAAGAAGCTCCTACCTTCGGTTTTGCATTTGATCCTACACCTGTAAAAACAGAAGTAGCGGCCATCAACAACGTAACTAAAGAATTTATGCCAGCTCTATACACAGGTTCTGTTGATCCTAAAACATATCTGCCAAAAGCAACCAAGAAATTTAAAGAAGCTGGACTGGAAAAAGTCATTGCTGAAGTTCAAAAGCAACTTGATGAGTGGAACCAGACAAAGAAATAA